One genomic window of Caenorhabditis elegans chromosome I includes the following:
- the C36B1.9 gene encoding RING-type domain-containing protein (Partially confirmed by transcript evidence), which produces MSESAEVISNADASYGTDTDTLPDTELPSLNVLEVDEPKEEIKKNEMSRIDIIREAADNVQSCRVCYDEYHSSSNQARVLQCGHTFCTRCVVGCSSTMNNTSEEFGIKCPECRKINEQVPATVPINFQLMQILTTLSLVKVLQTPPQDQEIPKYENFERLGTEIPIADLVNLTMGELYEHLKAVFNAIRLRGKRDKTSIRPSVVHRYDSEFKKIDEVERSMNRVLHNVIKLQSGETLPRPAPTITIPYWQLDREYRRSLQDNDWMREMVVFRPPTSGPVPVRPLVAPPQPPAQPPVQDVDTVLEREQAARAEADPRRHLNAVREAHLRRERESAQEREAAVRNEQLMRQLLDRNENMQNVHIDRNDPFSLFRHLQRQEERDLEMHLRFRRTLDQDRDRESMRRVADGLPPILDHDDVDVEEDDDESVASDNSSFVDEPVERPPPPRMTLGEAVTIYRMIEVFSPRHFRHGPDSFSLPHNHANLNSLYRELLPPNSPITITDTMSDSQLADLRRYSQANNVDCDRLLRVLRHHSIKFAPTIVESPRLTERRRRRQRPVPADDYNAHLSVIRKRAKEALRGNRPEQPTNGEESNLTIRLIVNLANSMGVREKLDDVICPQHRAQEEEKEMFVPRTNGSTRQEMLFCNVCRCEVPMGSKAVHSQGKRHIAAMAKFVF; this is translated from the exons atgtcagAGTCGGCGGAGGTTATCTCCAACGCCGACGCCTCGTATGGTACTGATACGGATACCCTCCCGGACACGGAATTGCCAAGTTTAAATGTTTTGGAAGTTGACGAACCGAAAGAAGAGATTAAGAAGAATGAAATGTCACGAATTGATATAATTCGTGAAGCTGCGGATAATGTTCAATCATGCAGAGTTTGTTATGACGAATATCATTCTTCATCAAATCAAGCACGAGTTCTTCAATGTGGGCATACATTTTGTACTCGATGTGTAGTTGGATGTAGTTCTACAATGAATAATACTTCTGAAGAATTTGGAATCAAATGCCCAGAAtgccgaaaaatcaatgaacAAGTTCCTGCAACAGttccaatcaattttcaattaatgc aaatcctaACCACATTGAGCCTTGTCAAAGTTCTTCAAACCCCTCCACAAGATCAAGAAATACCTAaatatgaaaactttgaaCGTCTTGGAACTGAAATTCCAATTGCTGATCTTGTGAATCTGACAATGGGAGAACTTTAtg aGCATTTGAAAGCAGTATTCAATGCAATTCGTCTTCGTGGTAAACGAGATAAAACATCGATTCGTCCAAGCGTAGTTCACAGATATGATAGTGAATTTAAGAAAATAGATGAAGTGGAAAGGAGTATGAATCGAGTTTTGCATAATGTCATTAAATTACAAAGTGGAGAAACTCTTCCAAGACCAGCTCCAACGATAACGATTCCATATTGGCAGTTGGATAGAGAATATCGAAGATCACTTCAAGATAATGATTGGATGAGA gaaatggTTGTTTTCCGTCCACCTACCAGTGGTCCAGTGCCAGTTCGTCCACTTGTAGCACCTCCACAACCACCAGCTCAACCTCCAGTTCAAGATGTTGATACAGTGTTAGAAAGAGAGCAGGCCGCCCGTGCAGAAGCAGATCCACGTAGGCATTTGAACGCAGTACGAGAAGCTCATCTTCGAAGAGAACGAGAAAGTGCTCAAGAAAGAGAGGCTGCTGTGAGAAATGAACAATTGATGAGACAACTTTTGGatagaaatgaaaatatgCAGAATGTTCATATTGACAGAAATGATCCATTCTCTCTGTTTAGACACTTACAAAGACAAGAAGAAAGAGATTTAGAAATGCATCTGAGATTTCGTAGAACACTTGATCAAGACAGAGATCGAGAAAGTATGAGAAGAGTTGCAGATGGACTTCCACCAATATTAGATCATGATGATGTTGATgtagaagaagatgatgatgaaagTGTTGCTTCAGATAATTCTTCATTTGTTGATGAACCAGTTGAAagaccaccaccaccacgaATGACTCTTGGAGAAGCTGTTACTATTTATAGAATGATTGAAGTTTTCTCACCAAGGCATTTTAG acacggACCTGATAGCTTCTCACTTCCACATAATCATGCAAATCTGAACTCTCTTTATCGAGAACTTTTACCTCCAAATAGCCCAATAACAATTACTGATACGATGTCTGATTCTCAACTTGCTGATCTCCGTCGTTATTCTCAAGCAAATAATGTTGATTGTGACCGACTTCTTCGAGTTCTTCGTCATCACAGTATTAAATTTGCACCTACAATCGTTGAATCTCCACGTCTAACCGAAAGACGTCGTCGTCGTCAACGTCCAGTTCCAGCCGATGATTATAATGCTCATCTGTCAGTTAtcagaaaaagagcaaaagaaGCACTACGTGGCAATCGACCAGAGCAACCAACAAATGGAGAAGAATCAAACTTGACGATTCGATTAATTGTAAATTTGGCGAATTCAATGGGAGTAAGAGAGAAGCTTGATGACGTCATTTGTCCACAACATAGAGCTCaagaagaggaaaaagaaATGTTTGTTCCACGAACAAATGGCTCAACTCGACAAGAAATGCTCTTTTGTAATGTATGCCGATGTGAAGTTCCAATGGGATCCAAAGCAGTTCATTCTCAAGGAAAACGTCATATTGCGGCCATGgcaaagtttgttttttaa
- the gskl-2 gene encoding Protein kinase domain-containing protein (Confirmed by transcript evidence) has translation MPNTYRTSDEIVAQRLEDGRDMNLSLQNMNLFASGAFSNVYRGIARTESNHQMEIVIKKTWPRHKGCPLEVKILGKLGKLKHKNIVRLLFSYQKQHEGRICLGLIFEYIPMNLHQFLKDNNRRVDIIEVKLIVWQLFRGQAHLEKSEICHRDIKPQNLLYNADTGLLKISDYGSSAIESVKTPQQSYHVTRYYRPPELLLGSKNYGCKIDTWSCGCVFGELLKGGIFLAGKSAKNQAEVVFDMFGVPTAEDVSSMNVSNTKYKEIIQSYEPDTSKRTADLAYLYNQTASFQRDRRSTVYNTKIDYSDMKDSVELLRQVLVYNPSRRLCGIEFLTNPFFTVLFNEKTVRFNKKKIQCVSAVDLQAVKSGDVTLTNESVEHST, from the exons ATGCCCAACACTTATCGAACTTCGGATGAAATTGTGGCTCAGCGATTGGAGGATGGCAGAGAT atgaatctGAGTCTTCAAAATATGAATCTATTCGCATCTGGAGCCTTTTCAAATGTCTATCGTGGAATTGCACGCACAGAATCCAACCACCAAATGGAAATTGTCATCAAAAAGACATGGCCACGTCATAAAGGATGTCCATTGGAAGTGAAGATTCTCGGAAAACTTGGAAAGTTGAAGCACAAGAACATTGTCCGCCTTCTCTTTAGTTACCAGAAACAACATGAAG GTCGTATCTGCCTTGGTCTAATCTTCGAGTACATCCCAATGAATCTCCATCAGTTTCTGAAGGATAACAATCGACGTGTTGACATTATCGAGGTTAAACTGATTGTTTGGCAGTTGTTCCGTGGACAAGCACATTTGGAGAAG tCTGAAATTTGTCATCGTGACATCAAACCACAGAATTTACTGTACAATGCTGACACTGGTCTTCTGAAGATTTCTGATTATGGATCATCTGCGATTGAATCAGTGAAGACACCACAACAAAGCTACCATGTCACAAGATATTATAGACCGCCCGAGTTGCTTCTAGGCTCCAAAAACTATGGATGCAAGATTG ACACTTGGTCGTGTGGATGTGTCTTTGGTGAATTGCTTAAAGGTGGAATCTTCCTGGCAGGGAAATCAGCCAAGAATCAGGCAGAAGTTGTATTTGATATGTTCGGAGTTCCAACTGCAGAAGATGTTTCATCGATGAATGTGAGCAACACGAAATACAAAGAAATCATTCAATCGTATGAACCTGATACTTCAAAAAGAACAGCCGATTTGGCATATCTCTACAATCAGACTGCGAGTTTCCAAAGAGATCGCCGAAGTACTGTCTACAATACG AAGATTGATTACTCTGATATGAAAGATTCCGTTGAGCTACTTCGTCAGGTGCTTGTCTACAATCCGAGCAGACGACTCTGTGGAATAGAATTTCTCACGAATCCATTCTTCACCGTG TTGTTCAACGAGAAGACTGTGCGTTTCAATAAAAAGAAGATCCAATGCGTGTCAGCTGTCGATCTACAAGCTGTGAAATCGGGAGACGTCACACTGACAAATGAGTCTGTAGAGCACTCGACCTAA